The Patescibacteria group bacterium DNA window CGCGAGGGTGGGAAACGTCTCGCGGAGATTTTGCATGCACTGGCCGCCGAAGTTCATCCGGGACAAACTGCACTCGCGTTGAACGCACTTGCCGAAAAATTGGTCAAGGAAGGCGGAGACAAATCTGCATTTCTTAATTACAAACCCTACGGCGCCAACCGTCCTTACCCAGCTTCGTTGTGTGTTTCGATTAACGATGAGATTGTTCACGGTATTCCAAATGAATCGTCTAAAATTTTGAAAGAAGGTGACATCGTGTCACTTGATATGGGTCTTGTTCACAAGGGATTATTCACCGATATGGCGGTGACCGTCGCCGTGGGGAAAATTGATGCGTCGGCCAAAAAACTTTTGTCAGTGACGGAAAGCGCGTTGGCGGAAGGCATTGCAAAAGCGCGAGCCGGTAGTCGCGTGGGAGAAATTAGTTTTGCCATTGAAAGTTACATTAAATCGGCCGGCAATTACGGCATTGTGGAAGAGCTTGCAGGACACGGCGTTGGCTACAAAGTGCACGAAGATCCCTATGTGCCAAACTACGGTAAGCGGACATCCGGGCCTGTTTTAAAGCCCTGTATGGTGCTTGCCATTGAACCCATGGTCAATGAGGGAGGCAAGCAGGTTCTTCTCGCACCGGACGGTTACACCTACAGAACAGCGGATGGCAAACGAAGTGCCCACTTTGAAAAAACAATTGTCATTACAGATGGAGAGGCGGAAATTTTAACTCAGTAAAGGTTTTATGGAGAATCAAGAAGAACAGCTCAAATTAAAAATTCAAGAACTTCTTGGTGAAGAAATTGCAGACTTCTCGTTAAAAGGAAAAGGCTACTGCAACGATGTC harbors:
- the map gene encoding type I methionyl aminopeptidase, encoding MNITIKTPEEIAILREGGKRLAEILHALAAEVHPGQTALALNALAEKLVKEGGDKSAFLNYKPYGANRPYPASLCVSINDEIVHGIPNESSKILKEGDIVSLDMGLVHKGLFTDMAVTVAVGKIDASAKKLLSVTESALAEGIAKARAGSRVGEISFAIESYIKSAGNYGIVEELAGHGVGYKVHEDPYVPNYGKRTSGPVLKPCMVLAIEPMVNEGGKQVLLAPDGYTYRTADGKRSAHFEKTIVITDGEAEILTQ